The stretch of DNA CCTACGACAATATTCCGGTGCTGAGCTGGTTGATGTTGCGGGGGCGCTGCCGGAATTGTGGCGCCGGCATAACTCCCCGTTACGCGGTGGTGGAACTGCTGACGGGCTGCCTGTTTCTAGCCTGCTACGCCAGGTTCGACCTGACGGTTTTCACACTGAAGTATTGCGTGTTCTCGTTTCTCATCATTGGCCTGATCTTCACCGATGCAGAATGGAAGCTGCTGCCGGATGCTTTCACGCTGCCGGGATTGGCGGTCGGGCTGGGCTTCAGCCTGGTGGCCCCGATGAACGACCTGGTGACGCAGGTGACGCCCGCGTTCATCACCATTCACCGGCCGGCCAGCTTGTGGCGCTGGTTTTCTTTTGCGGACGCGTTGTTTGGGGCGGCGGTGGGGGCGTCGTTTTTTTACGGAATTGCGATGTTGTATTTGCACGCGCGCGGCCGCGAAGGCATGGGCATGGGCGACGTGAAGCTGATGGCGATGGTGGGCGCATTTCTTGGCGTGAGGC from Terriglobales bacterium encodes:
- a CDS encoding prepilin peptidase, with the protein product MEPLQASAFFLFGLVFGSFLNVCIHRIPRGISVVTPHSACPQCQHAIKPYDNIPVLSWLMLRGRCRNCGAGITPRYAVVELLTGCLFLACYARFDLTVFTLKYCVFSFLIIGLIFTDAEWKLLPDAFTLPGLAVGLGFSLVAPMNDLVTQVTPAFITIHRPASLWRWFSFADALFGAAVGASFFYGIAMLYLHARGREGMGMGDVKLMAMVGAFLGVRLTVVTIFAASLVGSLFGVATIAAVWVKRMRRRMRRNRESAEVARRRAWKSARNVYRYYEMPFGVFLGVMAILALFFGGDLMRWYWGPFL